GGTAGAAAAGTCAAAGGATTTTTTTGCAGAAGCAGTAGATGAATTTTCAAAATTAATGTATCACGAACGAACAATTCCATTAAATGAAGAGACATTGAAAAATTACGCAAAATCATACCATCATTATCATCAAAAATATCCACAACTCGTACGACAATGGACGAAACAGGAAGAAATTGAATTAACGTTACCGACCGCGGAAGAAAAAACAATTATTTTAGATAAAAGATTGTCTTATGGTGAAATAACTCCTCGCCTAGCACAACAAGAAGCATTAGAAGAATTAGAAAAAACGTTTGATGAAGGGTATAACAAAGCAATGGTTGTGATGGCGACGGGGCTTGGGAAAACGTATTTAGCTGCTTTTTTTGCGAAACGATTTAAAAAGGTGTTGTTTGTTGCTCATCGTGAAGAAATATTAAAACAAGCGGAAACCTCTTTTTTACACGTTATGCCAAAACGAACAACAGGGTTGTATTATGGCAAAGAAAAAACTAGCAATGCTGATTGTGTTTTTGCCTCTATTTTTACGCTAGCGTTAAAAGAAAACTTAGAAGCATTTGCAAAACAAACATTTGATTTAATCATTATTGACGAATTTCATCATGCAGCAGCGGATTCGTATGAGCGTGTCATTAACTATTTTGAACCACAATTTTTATTAGGCATCACCGCAACACCGTACCGAATGGACGGAAAAGATGTTTTTGCAATTTGTGATGGAAATGTTGCGTATCAGCTTCATTTTATCGAAGCAATTCAAAAAAATTGGTTAACACCATTCCAATATTATGGCGTGTATGATGACATTGATTATTCTTCGATTCGCTGGATTGGAACAAAATATGATAGTGAACAATTATTAGATAAACAATTGCAAGAAGAACATGCACAGAAAATTTTTGATGCTTGGAAAAAATACAAACAAACTAGAACACTAGTATTCTGTTCATCCATTCGACAGGCCGACTTTTTACAAGATTATTTTCAAAAGCAAAGTGTACAAGGAGTTAGTCTCCACTCGAAAAGTATCATTTCACGTGAAGAAGCGATTCAACAATTAAAACAAGCGGAAATCGAATTGATTTTTACCGTTGACTTATTTAATGAAGGAGTAGACATACCAGAAGTAGATACCTTGTTATTTGTACGGCCAACAGAGTCATTAGCAATTTTCACGCAACAAGTTGGGCGTGGATTACGTCTTCATGATGGAAAAACACATTGTACCATTATTGATTTAATCGGTAATTATCGAAATGCAGATGTAAAATTGCAGTTATTTGATACAACTGTTCAACAAGGAACAAAAAAAGAAATAGAACCAGTTGTACCAACAAATTGCGGATTGTATTTGGACACAAAAGTCATTGATTTGCTTGGCGAATTACATAAAAAACGTCAACCACGAAAAGAAAAACTTCGTCAAGCGTTTGAGCAGTTAAAAGAAGAATTGGGCAGACGTCCAACATATTTAGAAATGCATTTAAAAGGCGAAGGAAATGCGCGGGAATTTCGTCAAGAATTTAAATCATATGTTGGATTTTTATACTGGGCGGGAGAATTAATGGAAGCCGAACAGTCGGTTTTTTTAACATATGAAAAATGGCTGCAAGAAGTCGAGAAAACATCGATGACTAAATCGTATAAAATGGTCGTGTTAAAAGCTATGCTAGAACGAGATCCAGAAAAGTGGTATGCACCGATTTCTTCTATTGAAGTTTCCCCTTTTTTCCATCAATACTACATGGAAAAAGAATATCGGAAACGGATTGATTTTTCGGATAAAGCATCGAAAAAATTATGGGATTATGATCAAGAAAAAGTGGCAAAATTAATTGAACGAATGCCGATGACTAAATGGAGTGGCAGTTCGAAAGGATTACTTCAGTTAGAAGGGAATGTTTTATCATTTTCATTTGATGTGGATGAAAAAGATAGTCGTATTTTGTTTGAATGGACGAAGGAAATATGTGATTATCGACTGGAAGAGTATTTTGAACGGAAAGAAAACAAGTAAGATGAAAAAACTTCATCGCTCTCCTTTTGATGAAATTATCTAAGTTTGTCCTATCTTAAATTCTTATTAAAGAGGTTTTCTTTTATGAATATGCACAGGAAAAGAAAATTGTATTCTATTTTTTACAGATACCCAATGGGAAGATGATGACAACTATCGTTTTATGGAAGAAGTATCAGAATACATTGGTGTAGAAATTACATATCGGATTGACGGGCGTACTCCGGAAGAAGTGTTCTATGATTATCGATTTTTAGGTAATTCCAGAATGGCAAAGTGTTCTGAAGAACTAAAAGTAAAACAAACTCTTATCTTTTTAGAAGAACTTCGTGATGAGCATAATTTAGAACCAATTTTATATTTTGGAATTGGACCGCATGAAACACATCGTTCAGATAGATTAAAAGAGTTTTATGTACACAATCCATTAGAACCAATTGAAACTCGATTCCCTATGATTGAAAAATTCGTTCCAGATGAAGAAATAAAAGATATTATTGAAAATGGTTGGAGTATTAAGTTACCGAGAATGTATGAACTTGGTTTTACCCATGCTAATTGCGGTGGAAGATGTGTTCGTGGTGGATTTGAACACTACGCGCAATTATACAAAATTTGGCCTCATCAATATCAAGAACAAGAAGAAATGGAAGAACGATTTAGAAGCCATTTCGAAAAAAATGTGTCCATTTTAAAAGCGGAAGGAAAACCATTTACATTACGGGAATATCGAGAATTAATGGAACGTGTCGGTGTAGATAATGTCATTCAAAATGGAATTACAAAATATTTACGTGTACGGGATGAAGAACGAGAAAGCATTCCATGTGTATGTACTACTTTTTAATTGAAGAGATAAAGTGAAAAAATGTCGTCGACCTCCCATCGTGCAGAAAACCCGGGACATCGACGCCATTTTATTTTTAAGCTTAAATGATGAAAAACATTGATATAATAAGTCTTTTTGCAAAAAAGTTT
The genomic region above belongs to Massilibacterium senegalense and contains:
- a CDS encoding DEAD/DEAH box helicase family protein; protein product: MSDVRLVTTFLKSELLEAIEKSSGIYLLPSFLMKSGVELLLPSLKKAEEHGADIQICTGDYLYVTQPDALALLLKELKSAKIRLWQSNGISFHPKAYLFSSEKEKLAFVGSSNFSRSAMTTGVEWNVKVEKSKDFFAEAVDEFSKLMYHERTIPLNEETLKNYAKSYHHYHQKYPQLVRQWTKQEEIELTLPTAEEKTIILDKRLSYGEITPRLAQQEALEELEKTFDEGYNKAMVVMATGLGKTYLAAFFAKRFKKVLFVAHREEILKQAETSFLHVMPKRTTGLYYGKEKTSNADCVFASIFTLALKENLEAFAKQTFDLIIIDEFHHAAADSYERVINYFEPQFLLGITATPYRMDGKDVFAICDGNVAYQLHFIEAIQKNWLTPFQYYGVYDDIDYSSIRWIGTKYDSEQLLDKQLQEEHAQKIFDAWKKYKQTRTLVFCSSIRQADFLQDYFQKQSVQGVSLHSKSIISREEAIQQLKQAEIELIFTVDLFNEGVDIPEVDTLLFVRPTESLAIFTQQVGRGLRLHDGKTHCTIIDLIGNYRNADVKLQLFDTTVQQGTKKEIEPVVPTNCGLYLDTKVIDLLGELHKKRQPRKEKLRQAFEQLKEELGRRPTYLEMHLKGEGNAREFRQEFKSYVGFLYWAGELMEAEQSVFLTYEKWLQEVEKTSMTKSYKMVVLKAMLERDPEKWYAPISSIEVSPFFHQYYMEKEYRKRIDFSDKASKKLWDYDQEKVAKLIERMPMTKWSGSSKGLLQLEGNVLSFSFDVDEKDSRILFEWTKEICDYRLEEYFERKENK